The window CCGGGACCTGCTCTGGGACCGCCTCGACGACGCCGTTCAGCAACGCGCGGCGGCCTGGCTCGGCGACGCGCTCACCGCCGAACCCTGGCCCTGCAACTGGGAGTTGTTCCCGGTGACGGTCGGCGGCTTCCTCGAAGAGATCGGCCACGAACCGGAGACGGCCCGCCGCGTCATCGACCAGCGCCTCGACCGCATCGAACAGTGGTATCTCGGCGACGGCTGGTACACCGACGGCGACGGCCGCAAGTTCGACTACTACAACGGCTGGGCCATGCACCTCTACCCGGTGCTGCACGCCTGGCTCGCCCAGGACGACCGCCTCCTCGCCCACTACGGCGACCGCCTCTCGACCCATCTCGACGACTACGCCCGGCTGTTCGGCGGCGACGGCGCCCCCCTGCACCAGGGCCGCTCCCTCACCTACCGCTTCGCGACGACCGTCCCGCTGTGGCTGGGCGCCCTCACGGGCCGTACGCCGCTGTCGCCGGGGCAGACACGGCGGCTGGCGTCGGGCGCGCTGAAGTACTTCCTCGACCGGGGCGCGGTCGACGAGCACGGCCTGTTGTCCCTCGGCTGGCACGGCCCCGACTCCACCGTCCTGCAGGGCTACTCGGGCCCCGCCTCCCCGTACTGGGCCAGCAAGGGCTTCCTCGGCCTCCTGCTGCCCCCGGACCACGAGGTGTGGACGGCGACGGAGGAGCCGGGCCCGGTGGAGAGCGAGGACGAGCTGCGTCCCGTCGGCCCGCCCAACTGGCTGCTGCAGTCCACGCGTTCGGACGGCCTGGTCCGCCTCCACAACCACGGCAGCGAGGACGTCCGCTACGACCCCTTCTACACCCGGCTCGCCTACTCGACGGTGACGCGGCCCGTACCCCTGGCGGAGCCCGCCGAGTCGTACGACAACAGCGTGATCGTCGGCGGCGACGCGAGCCGCACGGACATCGAACCGCTGGGGGTGGGCGAGGGCTGGGCGGCCTCCCGGCACTCGGTCGGCGAGGGCGGTGTCCGGGTCACGAGCCTGGTGGCGGCCCGGGGGGCGGTGGAGGTCCGGGCCCATCTGGTGACGGGCGCGGCCCCCGGTACGCCGGTGCGGGTGACGGGCTGGGCCGAGGCGGAGGGCGTGCGGTGCGCACTCCACCCCGCGTACGGTCTGTCGGGCGCCGCCGCCGGGCCGGGCCTGACCGGTGCGACGGCAGACGCGGACGCGACCCTCTTCGTCGCCCTCGCCCGCCTCACCGCCGACGCCGACCCCCAGCCCCTGCCGGAGTTGGTCTCGGTGGAGGTGCGGGGCGACTATGAGCTGTCCGTGCACTGGGCCCACGGTGAGCGGGCCCAGTTCGTGTTCACGGCGTCACACGGGCGATCCTCAGCGTCTTCGTGGTCGGTGACGCCCCGTTGAGGGCGGTCGCGTAGGACGGGGTGACGGGGGCGTAGGCCCAGGTCAGCGTCCCGTCCTTCAGGACCGCGATGTCCCCGCAGACGCGGGCCTTCACGACCTTGTCGGCGCCCTGGAGCTTGCCGTTCCAGTCGACGAGGCGGACGTGGGTGCCCGTGAAGGTGCCGGTGCACGTGCCGCTCGCGCACGTGGCGTTCTTGAGGGTCTCGTAGGAGACGAGGAGCCGGTCCTTGCCGTACGGGGCGACGCGCACGTTGACGTGTTCGGTGCCCTTGCGGGAGGTGAGGTACACCGGCTTGCCCGAGGGTGTGGTGCGGTTCTTGAGGAACGCCAGCGCGACCTGGTGGGTGCTCGTCCTCGGCTCGACCGTCCAGCCCCGGCCGCTGGAGTCGTCCGGGTTCTTCTTGGCGGAGGCGGCGCCGCGCGAGGCGAAGGCGGTGGCGTAGCGGCCGGTGGAGGACTTCACCAGGTCGCCGGTGCGGCCCGCGAAGGTGCCGCCGCAGTAGCCGGCCCAGCACTGCTCGCGCTGCACGACCGGCGCGTCGTCCGGGGCGGCGATGCCGGTGGAGACGAACAGGCCCGAGCGCCAGTCGTCGAAGCAGAGGGAGGC is drawn from Streptomyces bottropensis ATCC 25435 and contains these coding sequences:
- a CDS encoding DUF2264 domain-containing protein: MPSQPREDHTISPYTGYTRAHWEAAADALLAAVEPYASADGALYQLPGDRASWTGRLSDGLEGYARTLLLAAFRRDEKALARYADGLAAGVAGVWPRIEDRTQPLVEAASIAFALRVTRDLLWDRLDDAVQQRAAAWLGDALTAEPWPCNWELFPVTVGGFLEEIGHEPETARRVIDQRLDRIEQWYLGDGWYTDGDGRKFDYYNGWAMHLYPVLHAWLAQDDRLLAHYGDRLSTHLDDYARLFGGDGAPLHQGRSLTYRFATTVPLWLGALTGRTPLSPGQTRRLASGALKYFLDRGAVDEHGLLSLGWHGPDSTVLQGYSGPASPYWASKGFLGLLLPPDHEVWTATEEPGPVESEDELRPVGPPNWLLQSTRSDGLVRLHNHGSEDVRYDPFYTRLAYSTVTRPVPLAEPAESYDNSVIVGGDASRTDIEPLGVGEGWAASRHSVGEGGVRVTSLVAARGAVEVRAHLVTGAAPGTPVRVTGWAEAEGVRCALHPAYGLSGAAAGPGLTGATADADATLFVALARLTADADPQPLPELVSVEVRGDYELSVHWAHGERAQFVFTASHGRSSASSWSVTPR